A stretch of DNA from Desulfosarcina ovata subsp. ovata:
AAACACAGGTCAAGGACAGCATGGCCACGATGTTTCTTATATGATCGTTCTGCATGACTTCTCCTTTTTCCGGGGGGGATTACCCCGTTTTGCCAGGCTTGGCGAACGTAGCCAATGATTGGCTTCTCTGGCGTTGTGAAACGGGAAAACAGTTTCCATCAGCTGATGGTCAGGAATGATCCCTAATGAGAGCGGATTGTCCTACTTTACCTGGCTGTAATTCCTGAGAACGCTGAAGTGCAATCCAGTAGCCGCCCCAGCTGAAACGCTGCTGCACTCGCTAAAGACGCAAGCCTTTCTTTCCGACAGATTCGGTATCAATGTCCCTGTATGTTTCAATACAGATGCCCAGATTCCATTCACCCAAAGTCCTTCATAGCCTAAGTAATACCGCAGCTTAGCTACTATTGCAGATACATCGAGTAAGTACAATGCCGCATGTCTGGCGATCTATTGTAAGTCCGGGGCGATTCCCTATTCCGCATTCATTGTTGCCGATATCCGTTGATTGAAATTGCGATTCGATTGTTTAATTCGGCAGGCGGGCATAATCTGATGCTTTTCGGTGCATAAGAGGCTGGACACGTTTTCTGAGGATGGTCTTCGGAGGTTTTTCAGCTTTTCTCAGTTCCAACCCGGTATCGTTTTTCACAACCTCAAAAATATCCTCTGGATCGATCCCCAAATGATCGACCAGCTTTTTGGGAATGACCAGGCTTCCTCTGCCGTTGACACATATTTTCGTATCAACGTTCTTTTTTTTGCGCTTGGTATTCACATCTTCAATCTTTCCCAAGGCCACCAGTCCATTGTAATACGCCGTTTTTAAGGCGGACACGGTTTTAAAACCGTGTTTTTCCATTATCTCGCCTTGTGGTGTGCCCATTTCGACAGCCTGAACCAGGGCATTATGCTCCACCAGTTTTTTTCGTGCCACAGAAATTCCTTTTCGAAATCGATTGGTAAACATTTTTATAAGAATGGGTTGCGGAAAGAATCTTTCCCCCTTAAAAATTTAATCATCCCGCCTTTACTTTCAATATCCCGGTTGATGATTGTTCATTATCTTCAGATAATCATATGTTAACACATGTAACAGCGAGCGGTTGGTACACAAATATCGGGGTTACCTCAAACAAAGGATTGCATATCGCTTTTCGTTGAGCTATCAATAATTATCAGTTATTAATAGCAGGGGGGGCGTCATGCCATCCAGTTATGTCATCGGGACTCATTTTGAGGACCTCATAAAACGTCAAATTGCAAGCGGCCGCTATAGCAGTGCCAGCGAAGTCATTCGGGATGCTTTGCGTCTGTTTGAGGAACAAGAAGAACTGCGCGCCGTCAGGATCGAACAGCTTCGCCGACAAATCAACGAGGGCAAAAACAGCGGTCCGGGAACGCTGGCGGCCGATGTCTTCAATCGGCTTGAAACCAAATACAGCCGCTTAGAAAAAGAATCATAGACCACACCATGCAATGCGCCTTTTCCCCTCGCGCGGAATTGGACCTTGAGGAGATTGGCGATTATATCGCCCGTGACAATCCTTCCCGAGCGATTTCTTTTATTATTTCTTTTATTCAGGAAATTCGGGAGCTGTGTTTCAAAATAACGGCAGCACCGGAAGCCTTCCCGTTACGCCGGGAGCTTGGCAAAGATATTCGAATGGTTGCATTTCGTCATTATCTGGTTTTCTACACGGTCAGCGACAGCGTCCGGATAGAACGCATCCTGCACGGGGCCCGTGATATTCCAAGCATATTTGGGGAATGATAAACAGGAGCACTTGGTGTGCATTGCCCCGTTTTTGAACCACCGCAACTAAGAATAAAAGAGAGGTCATATGTCGATTTTCGATCGGACATCAGGATTTGATCCTACTGACTGGATGCGGGAAAAGTCCTTGGCGGCTCTTGAAATCGCTGTAAAACTTGTTGATCTTGCCAACGAACCCGACACAACCACCTGGTATGAAAAAAATTTGAAGCGCATGGCAGAGCACCTGATTGCTCGTCTGTTACCAATGACGGCGCTATTGCACGGTACTGAAGCCAAAGCAGTCGAACTCGACCAATGGAAAGGTATTGTGGAAAAAGGCACTTTCGCGCTTACCAAATGGTGCCGCCAGTGGAAGGTTGCCAACCCTTATCATTTTTCTGAAAGTGTAACCGCCAGCAAAAGAGACGGGGACGAAACCACCGAAAAACGCCAAGCCGTTGAGCCGACCATTTTAACAAATGACTACGAACACAGCTTAACGCTTGAACTGGAAATTCACCATCATATGGCATATCAAATGTTATATGGTGGCCTTAATGACCCGGCGAAATCCTTACTGGCCTGGGCGCTTTTCAATCTCGGCGCGTCCGAATATACAGATATCGCGGTTCTGAACAAGAATTTCTTGCCAACGGATATCGGTTGTACGCCTGAGCAAACCAGCGAAGGATATCGCCTTCTGTATCAAAAAGGGCTGATTGAAAAAGTAGAGGGCCTCAATATCATTGATGAGGCCATCGCCCTAAGGCTGGTGGTGGAAGGAATCAACGACAGCAAACACGCGCTGCCTTTCCAGGAAGTTGCCTTCGGGCGTCCGGGCTTGAGAATTCAGGGAAAGCCAACTGTCGGAAACATCGTACAACTGACGTTTGACAAGCATCATAATAAATATCTGGAGTGGATGGCTTGTTCACAAGAAAAAATTCGACAGTTGCATGAAGCGTTGCAGCAATCGATCGGAAGTGATTATGTGTATATTGAAAATGTGCAAGTTGTCACAACAGCAGACAAAACTGACAACAAGTGTATTCTCGAAATACAATATCGCCATCCTTTTGATAAGGACGATCGCCTGATGGAGGATCAAATAAAAACTGCCGCTGAAAAATGGATTAAGGCTTCGGTCGTATCGACAACAAGACCGAATGGATAGAAACACTCAATCATAAAAGTGGCGGCGCTTTTTCTCTGAGCGTTGCCACTTTTTATTTTCATCACCGGTAATGGTTTTATGGGATTCTAAGCCTTGTCGAGTTGGCTCAGCAATCGATAGGTGGGCTATGTTTCGAATTCCCGGTGGTTACTAAATCACAAGTACGAGTGACGTGAATAAACGCCGAAAGACCGTAGAAAGATACAACATATTAATATTTTTAAAAAAAATAATCTTATCTTGCACTATTTCAGATAGCCGCTATAGTTGTCCGAAATTGGGCTTTTATTTTCTTAACGGGGTATCCACTTAACCTAAAGTTTCCTAAATTCAATCAAGCCGCCATGCGCAGCAGTACGTCCACGAGAGAATTAAAGACGGATTTGCGTGGCACCGGGAAGAGCCTACCAAAATCCTTGTCCATCGCGGCCTTTGTAACGGATCGGCGGACATCCGAAAAGGCAAAATGACGGCGGCCGCCGACGGCATGCCGGCGAGATGGCGTTTTCTCGACCCGGCTGGCGTAAATCCAGGCGACGGTGGTCGCCAGCATGCAAAAGTGCAGATGGTTGCTGACGGCCTGCGGATGACGGCTTTGCGTGTCAGCGCTGCCGATGTCGTTTTTCAATTCCTTGAATAAGGCTTCGATCTTCCAGCGGGCCCCATAGTATTCGATAATCTGCTCAGCCGAAAGGGACAGGTCGGTGGAATAAAGTGCCACCCACTGTGTCTTACGATAGACCCAGACCACCTTGACCGCACATCGGATGGTCTTGAGCATCACCACGCGTTCATAGGCTACGATGTTCCGGTTGCGGCCATACAGGTTGACGATGTATTCTTTTGCCAGCGATTTGAATCGAACGGCCAACGCTGCCGCATTCCCCAGCTTGCGGCCATATTTACGCGGGCGGCCTTGTCGTCCGGTCGGAGGTGGCGGCAGTTCAAATATTGTGCTGTTGGATCGAAGCCTGGAAATCATATCCACCCATATGCCCAACTGTTTTTTCAATGGCTTCCACAGGCCGCCATTGCCGAACCATGAGTCGGTGATGATGACAATCCGTTTTCTGGGAAACACCGCGGCAATCTCACCGATCATGTCGACCGCCATGGCAAGCTTGCTCTTGAATGTCACTTCCGGTCCATTGCTGTCACGGTTCATTCGTTCGATGGTTTTCTTCAGGAGGTAGAAACGATAACTCAGCGGCAGACAGGCCCAACGTCCCTTGATCATCTTCAACAACCCCACAGCAACGATGTTCTGGGCCCACGGATACCTGGACTGGTTTTGCTTGGCAGCATGATCGAAAACCTTGTCGCAGGCGAAAATCTTCTTGCCTGTCTTGGCGTTGATACTGTCATCCAGAGCCAGCATTAACCGCCCACCGGTCGTTGGCAGCGGAATCAATTTCCACAGCGTGGGCCATAACCGTTGCCATGGAATCCGTGGGGATGCCATGAAGGTATAGAACTTTTTACGACTGATCCCGGAAAAGCCGAACACCGTCTTCAAGCACCGTAGAATGTTTGAGGTCCTCGATGAGGCGAAAGGAACAATGATCGCCACGATCGTGTATACGAACCATATTCCCCGTTCCTGACCTTTACTGGACTGAGCAAATTCGTTTTTGAGTTTTTCAAGGATGTCGTGTAGGATAAGCATGCGAGGCCTCCGGTTGGGTTGTTTGTTTGTGGAAGAAGAAACATACCACAACCGAGCCTCGCAATCAACATTAACATACTGTATTAACTAAATATTTGATCATATTGCCAAAAATCGGTCCCGATATCTGTAATGATTTCAATAGGTTACAGGCGACCGCCATTTTGCTAACCATCTGTTATTACAGGAAATATTAATATTCTTCAGTAGTACTCACCCCGCCGGGCTGCTTTCAAAAAGGGGAAACTTTAGTCCACTTAACGCAAGTAACCCTAAATATTGCGCTTGCCATTTACAATATCTCGGTACCGCGAAGGTGTCGTTAATACTGCCTGCTCCATTAGGCGGAAAAAAAGAAGCCCTCTCGACTTTGATTTACGGCGGTTGAAACGGAACGTGTATTCATCCAGATAATAATCAAGATGGTCACCTACAACAGAGCACTGGTACTATATATTGTATCAGCTTGCGTCAAGTGGATACCCCGTTTTTTTTATACTACCCTGAACGCATTGAACCATAAATTGACCAGGGAGAAAACAATGATAAAAGTCGAGTTCTCTGAGCAGGATCTTAAAACCATTGAATATTGGTCCCAAGTCATCCGACGCTCTCAATTTGCAGTGCCGAATAGGTTTCTATCTCGCTATGACGAAGTAACAACGATTCAATCAATCATGCCTATCCGGCATACAATCAATTTGAAGCAAAATATAATAGTTTTGTAACATAAAAAAATAACAATGCACCAGTAATTAAGATTTGAAGTACCTCCACAATTGATTTGGGCTTAAAAATGGTTAATCTGCCCCCATAACGAAGTGGCTGCAATAAGTTCCGCAACAAGCCACTTCATATTTTGTTTACAATATCGATGAGGTGGAAATGATGAACAGATTATTTTCAATTCTTTTGTTGGCAGTTTTTCTTATGGTTTTAAGTGTTTCATCAGGATATTCACAAAAGGTATCCGGACAATTCATCCAAATGGATCAAAACAAAGATGGATCAGTGTCTTTAGAGGAATTACAGAAGTCTTACCCAGAAATGGATGAAAAAAGCTTCAAATCAGCGGATACAAACAATGATGGAAAAATTTCTCATGACGAGTGGTATAATTTTAAAGATAAACCTCGCAAGGGACAGAGACAAGGACAAAAAAGTGGCAAGGGTTATGGCCAGGGAAAAAGAACTTATTAAAATGAAGGCTAACTGTAGCGGCCTGATATCAAGGCACCATCCGGGACAAGATTAACCGTTTCTAAAAATTGCCCCTGGCCAGGAATAATCGATAATAGGCCAGCTTTATTCGTTACTTGGCCTGGAATCATAAATCCTCGGCCAGAACTATTCGATATTAAGCAATTCGTGGCACCCATCTTTTTGATAGAGCAACTTACGTACTCCCGGTAGCTACCAGCCTTCGTACAGGATTGTTACGCGTGGGGATAGACCACAATATCCCAACTATCTGGTATTACATTGCTTTACAGATTTCCTGTACATAGCACAACGCGAGCCACCCGTGTGATAATCAGCCATTAATCTGGCGTCCGCGGCAACTCAAGATATGACTCTATAATCTGCAGAGCGGAATGAAAAAAAGGCGAAGGAAATTTAATGTATCTGTACTCGTTTCCCCTCGATGAAAATTTTCATTAATCTGCAATTCCCGAATCTGTTATTCCATACAGATTGATCGACCGTATCACAGGTTTTCCTGATCGACAGATATGTTGGAGCTATCCCACGAATTTTGGGTAGCCCCAAGATTCCAGATACCCATTTACGTATCTGGAATTTCCATTTTCATACCAGGTAGAAAGATTAGAAGAGATAATTTGTATATAACGCTCGAGTTCACCTGCATTTTGAAGCGCAGCGGAAAAATGTCAGGTGCAACGATTATACACTTATTATTATCCTTCTCAACGGTTATGTATATGAAATGTTTGGCATTTCGAAGCACATTCCTGTCAAGTTACAACCACTTTTGATACGAACTGAAACGTTCGATAACTCACTGACTACCAAATGTTTTATATACAATGTTGGCAACTGGTGTTCATTCATTTGTCCAGCTTTTCATCGTTTTTATAAAATATTCTTTAAAAAGAGTAATCATTTCATTTCTATGTTGTTCGCACAAAGCCCAATTCCATTTCCGATTTTCAAAGATTAAAGCAGATTTCAATGAATCTAATCTTTTCTTTTCAAAAAATGATGTGCGTTTTTCTGCAAAACTTTTATTGGAATATTCAGAGTTCATACCAATTGACAATAAAACCAAGTTACCAAAATCATCGAGACGTTTCTTTTTTTCTTCATCAGAAAGAGTTTCGTTTTCATCCCAAAGTATGTTTTCGTCATACTCCCTTCTGTTTTGTGGCGAAATATGCTCAACCGAATTTTTCTTCGTCATTCGGTAATTTTTCCAGTCATCGCCTTGTTCACTTGCTTTTAAATACCAAAGTATAAAATCTGTTTTGTAAAACCAATAACTCCAAAAGACAGTACCGCTTGGTCTGCTTAGTGCCTTAATATCGGGGTTAAAAACATTTAATTTATTATCAATCAAATTCCAGCTCCTTAAACTTAAATCCTCTGATAGTTCAGAGCAAAACATTAGGTTATCGAGTTTTAAAAGGTACTTGTATAAATTTTCCGTATTATCTTCTTGTAAAGTTTTGTTTAAAAATGGAGTCAGCCAGTATAAAGTAGTTATCTGTTGCGAGTGATAAAGCATACTTTGCAACAAAGCAAGACCTTCATTACTTAATGGCTCTTTTCGTTGTAGTACCTTTTTGTTTTGATATAGTCTTTTTATAAGATGAATTTCCTGATTTGCTTCTTTTTCAATCCACTTAATAACGTGTTTATCGAAATTTATTCGAAGTTTCAAGAGTAATTCAATAAATGCTTTTACATCGGTTTGGTTAAGATAATAGGGATAAAAATGGTTTTCAAATGTTTCAATTAATTTCTTTTCGTTGACCTCCGCAACTTTGTCTGATGTAAAACCTTCGTATTTAGTGTTAAATATGAAAATTCTTAAGGAGTGTTGCAAAAACATTGGAAAACTAATAATGCTCCTTACCTTGCCCGAGTCGTAGTCGTACTCTTCATTATCTTCTTTCAAACTATATTTATCCAACTCAAGTATTTCGTTCAAATGCTTGTCTTCAAAATCTGATGTTGATTTGGCAATACGGTTTATTATATCTGCGGGCAAACCAATTTCATTATCTTCTTCTGTTTCTTTTTGAGTTATATCGCCCCATTTGAAGCCACAAACGTCTTTGATATTCTTTTCAATATAGTTGTCCATAATGGAACAGGCTTCCCAAATCTGAGCGTATTTTCTTTTTTCATAATCAGGTAGGTATTGAATAAGTTTTGATTTTATTATTTCGTGATGTTGAAGCTGAACACCCCTGTTATTTAGAACCTCAAATAATCTGTTTTCATCAATCCCGGAAGGCATTTCAGTTTCTATAAAAGCAACTTTTTCATAAAGAAACATTGTTAGTCTTTTCTTAAACTCAATCGAGTTTCCTCTTTCTTTGGCATTTAAAAATGTTTGTATCGTTTTTTGTGCTTGGGTAATTCCTTCGAGCTGCAATTTTTCTTCTTTTGTAAGCTGTGAATAATTATCAGGATTTGAAAAATATTGATTGGCAAAATCTCTGATGGTAAACGAAATTCGTTTTACATAAATCTTGTTAATATGAGCATAGGCAAAGTCTTCCAACTCATTTTTCAACTCATAACTCAGCAACCAAAGCGTGGTAAATCGTTGCTGTCCATCAATTAAATCGTATTTGCTTTGATTGCTAATAATAATTGTACCACCCAAGAAATAGTAATTATCAGGTGTTTTGGTGGCTCTTTCCAAATCTTCGAGCAAAGTAGTAACCTGGTCTTCGCCCCATACATACAAGCGTTGATAAATTGGAATGGAATAAAAGCGTTCGTTTTCAACTACATCTTTTAATGTAATTAAATCCGATTTTATTGATAGATTGCGTGTAACTATTAAATCTTCAATCATAATTTGATCCACTCTTTTAGTGCTTTTAAACTTGTTTGGTCTTCTTTTTCGTAATATTTAAGCAAGGCTCTTTTATAGTTACTTCTTACAGCATTAATAAGTTGTCCATTTTCATTTAACAGTGGAATGGTTTCGTCCCTGAATACCGTATCGTTGGTGTTTTCTATTATAAAATCAAAGACTTGTTCGGGTATAAATGCCTGTGAAATAATATCAAGCAAATTTTGCTTTTTATCCCTTAAAATACGGATGGCAGTTTTATCATAAATACTGCTCAATTCAACACGATACACGCCAATATAATAATCGAGATACTTCGCAAACTTGTCAATATCTTTTGATTCGAACTTGTCGTAATACAATACCATGCACAAGCGATATAGCGATTTCAAATACTCCGACATTCCACTATGGCTGTAAACGGCTTTATAAAATTCCTTGAACTTAAATAACTCGCTATTTTTCGAATGTTCAGTATTAAACAAAAAATGATACATTGCTGCATATCTTTCGGAATAAAGAAAAAAACCAATTCCTTTTTCAATGGGTTGACGCAAGGAAAAAGGATAATTGATGGCGTGCGATTTTAATGCTATGGGCGAAGTATCGAGCAAAATGCCGTCATATTCATCGTACCGAATAGCGTGGGCTATTTTGTTTTTTACCGTTGGGAAAATCTGAACTTGATTTTTTATTTCAGGGGTGCGAGTTTTTCTTTGAAATTCCAGCAATACATCGTCTTGTGATTCGTACCACACATTGCTGCCTTTCCACGAGCGACCTCGCCATATTACCTTATTGAATAGATAGTTTAAAAACTGATTGGTGTTATTGGTATCCCATTGCTTAGCAAAAGCCACCTGTTTCCCTTCTTCTTCTCTGAGTTCACAAAGGTGGAACGATTTCAGATAATCGGCTGCACCCAATTTTACACCTCGGTTGTTTTGCGTTTCGAAAAACGAAAAGGCATCGTCTTGTCTATTGGTAACTATTACCGAAAAAGC
This window harbors:
- a CDS encoding transposase; this encodes MLILHDILEKLKNEFAQSSKGQERGIWFVYTIVAIIVPFASSRTSNILRCLKTVFGFSGISRKKFYTFMASPRIPWQRLWPTLWKLIPLPTTGGRLMLALDDSINAKTGKKIFACDKVFDHAAKQNQSRYPWAQNIVAVGLLKMIKGRWACLPLSYRFYLLKKTIERMNRDSNGPEVTFKSKLAMAVDMIGEIAAVFPRKRIVIITDSWFGNGGLWKPLKKQLGIWVDMISRLRSNSTIFELPPPPTGRQGRPRKYGRKLGNAAALAVRFKSLAKEYIVNLYGRNRNIVAYERVVMLKTIRCAVKVVWVYRKTQWVALYSTDLSLSAEQIIEYYGARWKIEALFKELKNDIGSADTQSRHPQAVSNHLHFCMLATTVAWIYASRVEKTPSRRHAVGGRRHFAFSDVRRSVTKAAMDKDFGRLFPVPRKSVFNSLVDVLLRMAA
- a CDS encoding type II toxin-antitoxin system RelE/ParE family toxin, translated to MQCAFSPRAELDLEEIGDYIARDNPSRAISFIISFIQEIRELCFKITAAPEAFPLRRELGKDIRMVAFRHYLVFYTVSDSVRIERILHGARDIPSIFGE
- a CDS encoding DUF262 domain-containing protein, translated to MEIKEKNKIVAGTTLFKSIFAFEGGYSIKIPDYQRPYVWNAEKVDTLINDLQYHVEHNSGQIYYMGSILFFCQNGGYEIIDGQQRLTSLLILDKIANNGQSILAKHTDKVQFFFNSPISKKNIVEVKNFVNYYKTDWLQNNWNIVVTDLAFSVIVTNRQDDAFSFFETQNNRGVKLGAADYLKSFHLCELREEEGKQVAFAKQWDTNNTNQFLNYLFNKVIWRGRSWKGSNVWYESQDDVLLEFQRKTRTPEIKNQVQIFPTVKNKIAHAIRYDEYDGILLDTSPIALKSHAINYPFSLRQPIEKGIGFFLYSERYAAMYHFLFNTEHSKNSELFKFKEFYKAVYSHSGMSEYLKSLYRLCMVLYYDKFESKDIDKFAKYLDYYIGVYRVELSSIYDKTAIRILRDKKQNLLDIISQAFIPEQVFDFIIENTNDTVFRDETIPLLNENGQLINAVRSNYKRALLKYYEKEDQTSLKALKEWIKL
- a CDS encoding type II toxin-antitoxin system ParD family antitoxin, giving the protein MPSSYVIGTHFEDLIKRQIASGRYSSASEVIRDALRLFEEQEELRAVRIEQLRRQINEGKNSGPGTLAADVFNRLETKYSRLEKES
- a CDS encoding AbrB/MazE/SpoVT family DNA-binding domain-containing protein → MARKKLVEHNALVQAVEMGTPQGEIMEKHGFKTVSALKTAYYNGLVALGKIEDVNTKRKKKNVDTKICVNGRGSLVIPKKLVDHLGIDPEDIFEVVKNDTGLELRKAEKPPKTILRKRVQPLMHRKASDYARLPN
- a CDS encoding DUF262 domain-containing protein, with protein sequence MIEDLIVTRNLSIKSDLITLKDVVENERFYSIPIYQRLYVWGEDQVTTLLEDLERATKTPDNYYFLGGTIIISNQSKYDLIDGQQRFTTLWLLSYELKNELEDFAYAHINKIYVKRISFTIRDFANQYFSNPDNYSQLTKEEKLQLEGITQAQKTIQTFLNAKERGNSIEFKKRLTMFLYEKVAFIETEMPSGIDENRLFEVLNNRGVQLQHHEIIKSKLIQYLPDYEKRKYAQIWEACSIMDNYIEKNIKDVCGFKWGDITQKETEEDNEIGLPADIINRIAKSTSDFEDKHLNEILELDKYSLKEDNEEYDYDSGKVRSIISFPMFLQHSLRIFIFNTKYEGFTSDKVAEVNEKKLIETFENHFYPYYLNQTDVKAFIELLLKLRINFDKHVIKWIEKEANQEIHLIKRLYQNKKVLQRKEPLSNEGLALLQSMLYHSQQITTLYWLTPFLNKTLQEDNTENLYKYLLKLDNLMFCSELSEDLSLRSWNLIDNKLNVFNPDIKALSRPSGTVFWSYWFYKTDFILWYLKASEQGDDWKNYRMTKKNSVEHISPQNRREYDENILWDENETLSDEEKKKRLDDFGNLVLLSIGMNSEYSNKSFAEKRTSFFEKKRLDSLKSALIFENRKWNWALCEQHRNEMITLFKEYFIKTMKSWTNE